A portion of the Poecile atricapillus isolate bPoeAtr1 chromosome 7, bPoeAtr1.hap1, whole genome shotgun sequence genome contains these proteins:
- the HYI gene encoding putative hydroxypyruvate isomerase, with the protein MALRFSANLSWLFPELPALPARLEAAAAAGFGAVEAAWPAGCPAQELRAAAERARVRIALLNTPPGDQEAGELGLAAVPGRQAAFRQGLEAAVHYARAVGCPRIHVMAGRVPLGTDRAAVSSEMETTFIENLRYTADLLSQENMIGLLEPINNRITDPRYYLNTPHQAAAILEKVGRPNLKLQLDLFHCQIMDGNLSRNLEMYFPLIGHIQIAQVPGRHEPDSPGELNFPYIFELLESLGYTGYVGCEYAPKGDTLEGLGWLRSYWESRGLQHGGTSKAAK; encoded by the exons aTGGCGCTGCGCTTCTCCGCCAACCTCTCGTGGCTCTTTCCGGAGCTCCCGGCGCTACCGGCGCGGCTGGAAGCGGCGGCCGCCGCCGGGTTCGGAGCGGTGGAGGCGGCTTGGCCGGCGGGCTGTCCGGCCCAGGAGCTGCGGGCCGCGGCGGAGCGGGCGCGGGTGCGGATCGCGCTCCTCAACACCCCCCCCG GGGACCAGGAGGCGGGCGAGCTGGGGCTGGCGGCCGTGCCCGGGCGGCAGGCAGCTTTCCGGCAGGGCCTGGAGGCGGCCGTGCACTACGCCAGGGCTGTGGGCTGCCCCAG GATTCATGTGATGGCCGGGCGGGTTCCCCTGGGCACAGACCGGGCTGCAGTGTCAAGTGAGATGGAAACCACCTTCATTGAGAATCTCAGATACACTGCTGACCTCCTGTCCCAG GAAAACATGATTGGACTGTTGGAGCCTATTAACAACCGCATCACTGACCCTCGCTACTATCTGAACACCCCACACCAAG CTGCTGCCATCCTGGAGAAAGTGGGACGGCCCAACCTGAAGCTGCAGCTG GACCTTTTTCACTGCCAGATCATGGATGGCAATTTGTCACGCAATCTGGAGATGTACTTCCCACTCATCG GTCATATCCAGATTGCACAGGTACCAGGGCGGCACGAGCCCGATAGCCCTGGGGAGTTGAACTTCCCCTACATCTTCGAGCTCCTGGAGTCCCTTGGCTACACTGGCTATGTGGGGTGCGAGTATGCTCCGAAGG gagACACCCTGGAAGGTTTGGGCTGGCTGCGATCCTACTGGGAAAGCCGAGGGCTGCAGCATGGTGGGACCAGCAAGGCAGCCAAGTAA